A stretch of the Vigna radiata var. radiata cultivar VC1973A chromosome 7, Vradiata_ver6, whole genome shotgun sequence genome encodes the following:
- the LOC106767693 gene encoding protein SODIUM POTASSIUM ROOT DEFECTIVE 2-like has translation MGKLGWMFDKLCLPSCSNTCFCVNSMEFEDDEFESKPLIDSGSDLKLRLKDLVDGKQTLAFQLKPKIVILRVSMHCHGCAKKVEKHISKLEGVRSYKVDLETKMVVVSGDILPLEVLQSVSKVKNAQLWNSP, from the exons ATGGGGAAACTTGGTTGGATGTTTGACAAGTTGTGTCTTCCTTCTTGTTCAAACACCTGCTTCTGTGTTAATTCCATGGAATTTGAAGATGATGAGTTTGAGAGCAAGCCTTTGATTGACAGTGGCAGTGATCTCAAACTAAGACTCAAGGATCTAGTTGATGGAAAACAGACATTGGCTTTTCAATTGAAACCTAAG ATAGTGATACTGAGAGTGTCCATGCATTGCCATGGCTGTGCAAAAAAAGTTGAGAAGCACATCTCAAAGCTGGAAG GAGTTAGGTCATACAAGGTAGATCTGGAAACCAAAATGGTAGTTGTAAGTGGCGACATTCTTCCTTTGGAAGTGTTGCAGAGTGTTTCTAAGGTTAAAAATGCACAACTTTGGAATTCTCCCTGA